A genome region from Panicum virgatum strain AP13 unplaced genomic scaffold, P.virgatum_v5 scaffold_1680, whole genome shotgun sequence includes the following:
- the LOC120693997 gene encoding serine/threonine-protein kinase Aurora-3-like isoform X2, with the protein MAAPARQEWSMSDFEIGKHIGGGKFGKVYLAREKQVIYKEKLEKYGFHDHLRREIKIQQALDHPNVLRLFTWFHDEDRVVLVLEYAARGELYKVLQTAGRFTERTAATYVASLADALAYCHKKHVIHRDIKLENLLLDIKGQIKIADFGWAVQSNAKRHTFCGTIDYLAPEMIKGTGHDRAVDNWALGILCYEFLYGSPPFQVEDLENTLRRILRMDLTFPSTPYVSSGAKDLISKLLVKDSSKRLSLEDVMKHPWIKKNAGPSGSCIKQREVKKAKFI; encoded by the exons atggcggcgccggcgcggcaggAGTGGAGCATGTCCGACTTCGAGATCGGCAAGCACATCGGTGGGGGCAAGTTCGGCAAGGTCTACCTCGCCCGTGAGAAGCAG GTGATCTACAAGGAGAAGCTGGAGAAGTACGGCTTCCACGATCACCTAAGGCGGGAGATCAAGATTCAGCAAGCCCTCGACCACCCCAACGTGCTCCGCCTCTTCACCTGGTTCCACGACGAAGACCGTGTCGTCCTCGTCCTGGAGTACGCCGCCCGTGGCGAGCTCTATAAGGTGCTCCAAACCGCTGGCCGCTTCACCGAGCGCACGGCCGCTACT TATGTCGCAAGCCTTGCTGATGCACTGGCATATTGTCACAAGAAGCATGTGATCCATAGGGACATCAAACTTGAGAATTTGCTACTGGACATAAAG GGCCAGATTAAAATTGCAGATTTTGGATGGGCAGTTCAGTCAAATGCTAAACGGCACACATTCTGTGGCACAATTGATTATCTGGCACCAGAGATGATAAAGGGGACAGGTCATGACCGTGCTGTTGACAATTGGGCTCTAGGAATCTTGTGCTATGAATTCCTGTATGGTTCACCTCCTTTTCAAGTTGAGGACCTAGAAAACACATTGAGAAG GATACTTAGAATGGATTTGACATTCCCTTCAACTCCTTATGTATCTTCAGGGGCTAAGGATCTCATTTCCAAG CTTCTTGTGAAGGATTCAAGCAAAAGGCTTTCTCTTGAAGATGTTATGAAACATCCATGGATAAAAAAAAATGCAGGACCTTCAGGGAGTTGCATTAAgcaaagagaagtaaaaaaagCTAAG TTCATCTGA
- the LOC120693997 gene encoding serine/threonine-protein kinase Aurora-3-like isoform X1 yields MAAPARQEWSMSDFEIGKHIGGGKFGKVYLAREKQSGYVVALKVIYKEKLEKYGFHDHLRREIKIQQALDHPNVLRLFTWFHDEDRVVLVLEYAARGELYKVLQTAGRFTERTAATYVASLADALAYCHKKHVIHRDIKLENLLLDIKGQIKIADFGWAVQSNAKRHTFCGTIDYLAPEMIKGTGHDRAVDNWALGILCYEFLYGSPPFQVEDLENTLRRILRMDLTFPSTPYVSSGAKDLISKLLVKDSSKRLSLEDVMKHPWIKKNAGPSGSCIKQREVKKAKFI; encoded by the exons atggcggcgccggcgcggcaggAGTGGAGCATGTCCGACTTCGAGATCGGCAAGCACATCGGTGGGGGCAAGTTCGGCAAGGTCTACCTCGCCCGTGAGAAGCAG AGCGGGTACGTGGTGGCGCTGAAGGTGATCTACAAGGAGAAGCTGGAGAAGTACGGCTTCCACGATCACCTAAGGCGGGAGATCAAGATTCAGCAAGCCCTCGACCACCCCAACGTGCTCCGCCTCTTCACCTGGTTCCACGACGAAGACCGTGTCGTCCTCGTCCTGGAGTACGCCGCCCGTGGCGAGCTCTATAAGGTGCTCCAAACCGCTGGCCGCTTCACCGAGCGCACGGCCGCTACT TATGTCGCAAGCCTTGCTGATGCACTGGCATATTGTCACAAGAAGCATGTGATCCATAGGGACATCAAACTTGAGAATTTGCTACTGGACATAAAG GGCCAGATTAAAATTGCAGATTTTGGATGGGCAGTTCAGTCAAATGCTAAACGGCACACATTCTGTGGCACAATTGATTATCTGGCACCAGAGATGATAAAGGGGACAGGTCATGACCGTGCTGTTGACAATTGGGCTCTAGGAATCTTGTGCTATGAATTCCTGTATGGTTCACCTCCTTTTCAAGTTGAGGACCTAGAAAACACATTGAGAAG GATACTTAGAATGGATTTGACATTCCCTTCAACTCCTTATGTATCTTCAGGGGCTAAGGATCTCATTTCCAAG CTTCTTGTGAAGGATTCAAGCAAAAGGCTTTCTCTTGAAGATGTTATGAAACATCCATGGATAAAAAAAAATGCAGGACCTTCAGGGAGTTGCATTAAgcaaagagaagtaaaaaaagCTAAG TTCATCTGA